A DNA window from Vicia villosa cultivar HV-30 ecotype Madison, WI unplaced genomic scaffold, Vvil1.0 ctg.001121F_1_1, whole genome shotgun sequence contains the following coding sequences:
- the LOC131633359 gene encoding zinc finger BED domain-containing protein RICESLEEPER 2-like: MTSSLNNNEVSEQVAIDSIQVEANTTQESREPEHEQEPESVVGRKRRKTSSIWKDFDEVEIKKGVMKGVCKYCKLQFATGGPQSSTSHMKRHIDKCLKKKLHESTEKRQTTIPFQPSNSDDIWMWGFQYANSDFHKVTHKTIRSDSVALFEREKKVLKKILESVGKISLTTDMWKSSHQVVEYMVIIGHFIDSEWNLQKRVLSFVKVPAPRRGIDVADSIYKSLKTWGIENKVFLVSFDNASYNDSCLRCLKDDLSLTSKLILDGSLFHVRCCAHILNLLVQDGLSKIKDIIFNIRESVKYINHNDGRLKAFCDVVEQKSLKERKLIIDCPTRWNSTFNMLSTALNFKIAFAAYKEREPHYDYAPFPEEWNKVEKVCKLLEVFNRATHVISGSEYPTENLYLSEVWKVKEILDKAGEDEDLFMREMAGPMKIKFDKYWGECNMLMAIASVLDPRCKFHMVRICFPKIYKSKEVAYENIMKVRCSLEELYDEYVALSLAESSSSIVNLDSNNSSSSQVNVVTVKTGFDEIMSIIQESEAISPIKSELQDYLDEGIYIPKSASFCALDWWRNNSMKYKTLSKMAADILAIPISTVASESIFSAGGRVIDEHRSMLNEESVEALIYGGDWFRQKYNVKKKSKYDIDTIMLLQWHDRYATVKC, translated from the exons ATGACTTCTTCTTTGAATAATAATGAGGTGAGTGAACAAGTGGCTATAGATTCAATTCAAGTAGAAGCAAACACAACACAAGAAAGTCGGGAACCTGAACATGAACAAGAACCAGAATCAGTTGTtgggagaaagaggagaaaaacatCAAGCATTTGGAAAGATTTTGATGAAGTTGAAATTAAAAAAGGTGTGATGAAAGGGGTTTGCAAATACTGTAAACTCCAATTTGCTACTGGTGGGCCGCAATCTAGCACTAGTCATATGAAAAGGCATATTGATAAATGTTTgaaaaagaagttgcacgagtcTACCGAAAAGAGACAAACAACCATTCCATTTCAGCCTTCAAATTCAG ATGACATTTGGATGTGGGGTTTCCAATATGCAAACTCAGATTTTCATAAGGTTACTCATAAAACAATAAGGAGTGATAGTGTGGCATTATTTGAGAGGGAGAAGAAAGTGTTGAAGAAAATTTTAGAAAGTGTGGGAAAGATAAGTTTAACTACTGATATGTGGAAATCAAGCCACCAGGTAGTTGAGTATATGGTTATCATAGGACATTTCATTGATTCAGAATGGAATCTTCAAAAAAgagttttgagttttgtgaaagTCCCTGCACCAAGGCGTGGAATTGATGTGGCTGATTCTATttataaatctttgaaaacttggGGGATTGAAAATAAAGTTTTTTTAGTATCTTTTGATAATGCCTCTTATAATGATTCATGTTTAAGATGTCTCAAAGATGATTTATCTCTAACTAGTAAGTTAATCCTTGATGGCTCTTTGTTTCATGTTAGATGTTGTGCTCATATATTGAATTTGTTGGTGCAAGATGGCCTTAGTAAAATTAAGGACATCATTTTCAATATTCGTGAAAGTGTCAAATATATTAATCACAATGATGGAAGACTAAAGGCATTTTGTGATGTGGTTGAGCAGAAAAGTTTGAAAGAAAGGAAACTCATTATTGATTGTCCAACAAGATGGAATTCAACCTTTAATATGTTGTCAACTGCTTTGAATTTTAAGATTGCATTTGCAGCCTATAAAGAAAGAGAGCCTCATTATGATTATGCCCCTTTTCCTGAAGAATGGAACAAAGTTGAGAAAGTTTGTAAACTTCTAGAAGTGTTTAATCGTGCTACTCATGTTATTTCAG GTAGTGAGTATCCGACTGAAAATTTGTATTTGTCTGAAGTTTGGAAGGTGAAAGAAATACTTGATAaggcgggtgaagatgaagatctcTTCATGAGAGAAATGGCAGGTCCAATGAAAATAAAGTTTGACAAATATTGGGGGGAGTGTAATATGTTGATGGCTATAGCTAGTGTTTTGGATCCTAGGTGCAAATTTCATATGGTGCGTATATGTTTTCCCAAGATTTATAAATCTAAAGAAGTTGCTTATGAGAATATAATGAAGGTTAGGTGTTCATTGGAAGAGTTATATGATGAGTATGTAGCTCTATCTTTGGCAGAGTCTTCGTCTTCTATTGTTAATTTGGATAGTAATAATTCATCATCTTCTCAAGTAAATGTCGTAACTGTCAAAACTGGATTTGATGAAATTATGAGCATTATTCAAGAAAGTGAAGCCATTTCTCCAATAAAATCCGAATTACAAGATTATCTTGATGAAGGTATTTACATTCCTAAAAGTGCCTCTTTTTGTGCTTTGGACTGGTGGAGGAACAATAGCATGAAATATAAGACATTATCTAAGATGGCTGCGGATATACTAGCTATTCCAATCTCAACTGTGGCTTCTGAGTCCATATTCAGTGCTGGAGGTAGAGTTATTGATGAACACCGCTCTATGCTAAATGAAGAATCTGTTGAAGCTCTCATTTACGGTGGGGATTGGTTTCGTCAGAAGTATAATGTGAAGAAAAAATCAAag TATGACATAGATACTATTATGTTGCTACAATGGCATGATAGATATGCAACTGTTAAGTGTTAA